Genomic segment of Chelonoidis abingdonii isolate Lonesome George chromosome 5, CheloAbing_2.0, whole genome shotgun sequence:
gtttttccatggaCTTTAAAGGGAGCTGAATCAGAGCAGGACACTGtgaaacattctgttttgacAGGCGCATGACCACATCTGAATAAATGGTGGCAGATCAGAGTTAGCTCAGATGATTTGGATCTTGTGCCTGGAGCTGGGATCAGCCTGGGGTTTAATAGATGCGTAGCAGATAAAATAATAtcctaaaggaaaataaaatagaaatatcaGAAATAACAGGGGACAATAAAGGAAAACATTTGAGCTGGTAGAAAAGGTTTTGAACAAAgagtttttaattgaaaattgggCTTCTGGGAAATGAAAACAGTGAAAGTTgagtttttttcaatttttcaatttattttttcaaaattttgttataaacattaatgaaaatgtttgtttactgAAACCCCCAGTTTTTCATTAAATGAAAACGTTTCCATGCTGTGTGTTGATTTTAAACCAATCACAAAAATATCCAGAAACTGGTCAATTTCAGAGCTGGTGAAATGGagagaactttatttttttttgtcaccaagtttgtttttaaattgtcagcCAAACTTTGAGCAAATAAAGTAGCAAAAACCCCAAATAAAACAATATGGAAATAATAAAGTGACAATACAAAGACTAATGGAGTAAAATCCCGTGATACGATGTCGTCACACACTGTGTATTaaataaaggcctgatcctgaataCGCTTCTTAccttgggccccaatcctgcaagtgcTTCtgcccatgcttaactttactgtCATGAAATCAAAGGGACTTCATGGTAATAAAGTTGAGTACGAAAGCGTTTGTAGAATTGGGTGCTACCTTCATAATACTGGCCGTAATCCTGCAAAGACGTACGCGTGTGCTTCATTTATACGTGCTGAATAGTCCCATTGCTTCAGTGAAGCTGCCCACAGTGTGTAAAGCCAACCACACGTGTGCATCTGTGCAGCATAAAGAGCCATTGTCTATCCTAGCTCCCTGTCCTTCACTGATTTCTCCCCACACCCCTTTTCCGTCCTTTGACGCCCTGtcctgtggcagaggcagagaaatGCACCCATGGGTAGTTGTGATCGGGAGTGTCACTGACTGTATCCCGCTGTGTACCGCTTCAGCAGCCTGCCGGGCTGAATGTTTTCCCTCAGGGTTGACCAAACACAATCCCTCCCTGTACACCGACCCCCTAGTGGCTTGGTAAAACTCGAAGCAGTAGCCCCAGGCTGTATCACTCAGCTCTGAATGTGTTTGTGAACAGGGGCACTTGCAGTGCGAAGTCTGGATCTTGACACAAACTAACTGAGGACCCCTGCtttagtgtgtgtgtctgtgggcatggaagggggcagctgggggtgctgctgtggggggtgACAAGGTGGTACTGGGGGGGAACTGAGCTGGTTTCCTGCgtccctgtctctgctctgttgCTGCCTCTGCCACTGTCTCTGGCCCGGTCACCTCAGCTCCCCCATCTGTGAGGTGGAGGCGATGGTCCCCTGGCTGTGAGCCGCTCGGGCGCTCTGCTGATGGGTCAGAGGGAAGCCTGGAAGTTGGCAGTGCAGTGCtatggcactggactgggaatcctGCCTCCAGGGATCTCGGCCTGCTGCTGACACTGAGCTGCAGCGTGACCCTTCTCTGggtctctctttccccctttcccGGAGTCTGATTAAACTGTCAGCGCTTTGGGACTCGTAATATAGGTCCGTGCCTAGCATTTTGCAGTGTAAGGCCCTGGTCTCAGATGGGGCTCTGGGAGCTACCAATAAATAGCTGCACCCGCtagtgctcccagcccctctgagggAGAGGTGACTATGTGCACCTTTCTTctagcaggggaaactgaggcacaagaggcGAGGggagtgacttgcctgaggccaGAGAGGGAGCTGATGGCTTGCAggcctgtgctcagtgcactgcTACAGCTCTGCTGACCCCCAGCCTTGTGCTGAGctgctttctcctctctctccagggcGCCATGGCGGACTATCGGATCCGCGAGTACAGAGACGAGGACTACGAGGTGGTGCGCGAGCTGTTTGCCACTGGGATGAGCGAGTACGTCCCCGCCCTGTGCATGCATGTGCTAAAGCAGCCCTGGGTGATCCTGGTACTGGCCTGCACCTTCTGCATCCTGCTCACCAGCTCCAAGTCCCTCctgctgcccatcctggccaTCACGCTGCTCCTGGCTACAGGGCGGCAGCTGCTTGGCTACTTCTGGACCATGTATATCGAGCACTGCTTGAAGGAGGACCTGCTGGACATCAAGACAACCTACATGGGTAGCAAGGGCTCCTGCTTCTGGGTGGCAGAAGCAGATGAGTGTGTGGTGGGCACCGTGGCTGCCAGGCCGTCTGACGATCAGGAGGGGGAGCTGATGCTGAAGCGGATGTCGGTGCGAAAGGACTACCGGGGGCTGGGTGTTGCCAAGGCGCTGTGCCAGGCGGTGATCTGCTTCgcccagcagcagggctgccGCGCTGTGGTGCTGAACACCCTGATGGTGCAGGACGAGGCCCGCCTGATGTATGAGCGCGTGGGCTTCGCGAAGTACCGTGACGATGTGCTGGCCACCGTCTATGGGAGACTGGCCAATGTCACCATTTCCAAGTACAGGTACAGCGTCCCCCGCAGGAGCTGACTCCACGCTGCTGCCAAGGGCTGGAACCGGTATCTCCTGTTCCCTCGCCCCGGAGCATACAGAGTGCAGAGGATGAGACGTAGCTGACTGGTCACCTTGCAGAGCGCTCCCCTGAAGGAAGTGGTGTCTCACTCTTACTGGCCTATGCTACCAATGCCTCATTGCTCTGTGCAGTGGGGGAGAGTCGACTGGATCCGCTTTGGCCTGTTGCCTGGCTGCCTTCTCGAGGCGCAGACGGTGTGTTTCCCAGGTAGCTGCCTGACAGACACACCGACATTGTCCCGCTGACCTCCGGCCTTGTCTGCAccaagggctgggagctgggcggCCGGAGCTGGGCCCAGTGCGTTCGAGGCCTTTTCAGTACGCTGCCTTGATGCAGCAGTTCAGACGGGTTCCTCAGGTTGAGCGCGCTGGGCTCTGTGTAGTCTGCGTGCACAGGAAACTTGCCAAGCCTCGGCAGGGAGGTTTCCACGCTCACCACTGGGATGGGATGACTCTGCAGGGTGGGTTGTGGTGAGATGCTGGTAAATCACTGGTTCAAACCCAGGTCACATGGGTGGATTCAATGCCATTCCCATGTGCATTGTGTTCTTTCAGTGGCCTTTGAGGAGACCAAGCGGTCTTGGGGTGGGGTATCACACCTGGATCTAACTGGATGGGGTGTCATCATCATCGTCAGAAGCCCTAGTCTGAGTGGGCCGTGGGGACTGAAGTCCCTTCCTGTTTGGAGGAACCTCTTTATAAGCAGAACCTGTCTCCACCCCTGCTCGAAGAAGGTTCATCCAGCCTTTCTTCCTAGCATCAAATCCACCTAGAAATCTGAACAGCCATTTGTGTCGTTCTCCCCAGCAGGCTGCCTGTGGGCCGGAGTCCCTCCATCTGGCACTCAGCTGAGCATGCTGCCTaggcagcagctccagggctgggagtgtCGGCTCTGGGCCAGtgctgtgttgctgtagtgtTGGTGTTGTGGCACTTTGGTGAATAAAGAAATTGCTACATCGCTTTCTGATGCAAATGTCTCTCTTCTGCGCCCTGGTACTGTTGACCCCCTCTGCCTTGGGTGAAGCATAAGAAGAGCCCAGAGAGTGGAAACGTCTTGTATCGGGTTGTGTGTGCGATACGTAACACCACAGCAAGTGGCAACAGGGTGAATAGCACATCCCCTTCTCATAGGACATAAACAAGGGAACAGCCCCTGTCGTGGAAAGGCAACCCAAttaaatctgtaaaagcagcagagaatcctgtggcaccttatagactaacagatgttttggagcatgagctttcgtgggtgaatatccatttcgtcagacgcaggtagtggaaatttccagaggcaggtatatatatgctagcaagcaagctagagataacgaggttagttcaatcagggaggatgaggccctgttctagcagctgaggtgtgaaaaccaagagaggagaaactggttctgtagttggcaagccattcacagtctttgttcatcgATTTGTGTCCATTGATCCATATTCCGAGATGAATCGGGCCAGTTTTGCCGTAAGGGTACAAGTCAGGGACAGCTGGCATAATGAGGTATAATACATGTGAGAGTCCCGAGGCCACGGTGAAAGCAGAGTGGCAACGAGTTGttcatggatggttcctgagctagagtacaTTAGTAAACGGTGGCAGTCTGAGAAACGTCAGTTGGCAGTGTCGTGGCAAGGATGGCCGCCACCCAAGCGTGAAGTTGGATCATGTCCCAAGATGGGTTTAAGACCTGATGATGCGGGAAAGGGTAGCGGCTGTAAatggatggccagtggagtcctgttggtttcttctttcttggtttgtcttgcagtaggaggctcggACACGTCTgcctgttgatctgttcctaGCGCGTGCGGGTATGTAGTTTTGAGAAAGCTTGGGAGAAAttgtaggtgttggtcctgtCCGAGGGTAGAGGCAGGAATCGCGGTTGTAACCCCAGGCTGGGCTGCTAAGACAAGCATCAGTGATTGCCGGGAATGAACGAGGCAAAGAAGCATAGCGTCGGTGAGTTTTCGATATAGGAGGTTAATGTGACGTCACTATTTCACCGGGTGTCCGAGAAAGGTGACCCCCGTGTAAGATTGGTCCATGCGGAGTTGATGGTGGGGAAGTGTTGAAAATCGTTCGAGTTGACCAATCCTGTCCGGAGGTCGCGCCAAGATGATAGAAGAGGTCATCAATGTTAGCGTAGGAGAGAaaggcgtgagtggacgagagctgaggaagcgttgttatCTCAGAGAGACAAGTCGCGGGTAAAAAATAGGGTCGTTATTGGGTGGGGGCCATGCGGTGCccaagcagtgccactgatcgGAGATATTATTGTCCAAATCAAACTGAAATAGTTTGTGTGGAGTAAAAGGCAGAAAGCTCAGCAGCCATTTGCTGGGCACATCAGGATACGTTCCTGAAGCTGGtaccatctgtgtgtgggattgTTTTCGGTAGAGAGCCCTAATTCCATGTGGCTAGATGGGTCTTCGAAGTTCACCATGCATGTAGTCCCAGGaaaaatcagtggtgtcacggagagcTGGGAGGGCTGGGCATAGGTCGAGAGAGAGTCCACATACCAGACAGTCTCAGTGAGAGTCCAAGGCCCGAGAGATGGGGCGTCCAGATCcggttgtggatcttgggtagtagataacATAACCCGTCGGGCTCTAAGGCATGGCTGGATTGTGTTCGGTTTGGTAGGGCAGTCCTGAGAGAGGTGGCAGTTTCGGATATGCGCTATCCCGGGGGGCCAACTGGAAAGAAAGTGGCACCTGTAAGAATTGGGAAGGAGAGTTGTCGTGGCAGCCTGCGCGTTTGGAGTCAGACCTGTCATGTATTGGAGAACAGGCACCTCTTTATCACCCTTTGAGCAACATTAGGTGTTGCTCTGAAGGCTGGGATGCATTGCGTCTTGCACGACGAGTTATGAGGCAAGCGTGTGTTTTTCCACGACTCTGCTTCACGTCACGGAACATTCAAGTAAAGATCAACGCCCTCTTCGACCGAGAGGAGTCCATGGTGGAGCCTCTATCTCTGGTCGGGACCCTGTGCAGTGCGCTGTCATGGTAGGTCTACTGAAATATCAAGTCCTTGGGAAAAAATTTCTTAGAGGCAGGTAGCCCTGTGGAACCAATTGCCACTGGATACACGCAAGGAGGTCAGACCGGACCtagtcagagagagaaaaaccctTCTTGCCGGGGACATCCCGAGAGAGCGAGTGTCTATGCCACAGTCTCAATCAGGGGTCCATAAAGAATGGCCATGAGGGATAAGAGGAGAGCAAAGCCAGTGTGACAAGGACGTAATCACTCACGCGTGCGACAAGACACCCCCACCAATACTGCAAGCAGGACACACCCCGATCAGAGGAGGTGCCAGATGCACAGCGCGCAATCAACAGCCCgaagtcccctcccacaccagcTAGGGGTGCTCAAAACACTGGGGCCCTCCAGGCTCTCAGCCCCGTGTGAACCCCCCCAAAAACTCAAGACCGGGTCTGGAAATCCGCTAACGCCGTGCCCTGGTTTCCCCCCCCtgctcttttctcttctgcattcTCCTGGCCCAGTGGGCAGACAGCTCTCCTGTCCCCCCCAGAACGCACCCAGCGCGTAGTGCAGGGCCATCTTCATCACCTGCCGCCCCTCTCCCTGCGAACCTCTGTTGTTAGAGGTAAGTGCTGATTATAGATAAGACTAAGATCCGATGCCACCTCTCAGAAATTCTGCTccagccagctcctgagatgGCAGCGCTCTGCTCGCAGAAGCATGACAGAATgggcagaagcaggagagaaCGCCAGCGCCTGCAGACCGGCCAGGAGACACGAAAGGCCGGCCAGTTGCCGGAGTAAACAGCAGCGTTTTCCCACCAGCTGAGTGGCGTCCTTGGGGGCGATGATACAAAACGCTGAAAGGGGCCCGATCCAGCAGCAATGTGGAATGCAGTCAAATACGTGCCATCCCTGATAGCAGGGTGAAGTAAGGGATAGCTCTCCTCCAGGGAAGTACCAATCTCGCGCCTGCTCGGGACGGGCCTCGCACGCCAGCCTGAAGTTGCACTTGAAAATTGAGCATTCAGTTAGCCCCGTGCGAACGGCTTAGCCCCTGCAGCACGTGAGCGCTGAGCTCTGCGCCAGATGCACtgcacagagggagggcagggtctCCTTTCCTTGCTTGCACAAGACATTGCTGAGCAAGCTTGCCCTCCCTTGCAGGGTGGCTGAGGAACTGTCAGTGTGCCTGGCCCTGCGGTCGCTCACATGCAAAACGGTTGCAGAGAAGAAGCAAAGTTGCCCTGCCTTGCTACTGGGTGGGGAGCAGCCATCTCCTGGCAGGGTGCCCAGGCCCTAGGTATCAGTCAACCTGGGCCCGGCAGTAAGGAGCGAGGTGGCCAGCACCTGCGGTTTGCTCTCCTCCGCCCGGACAGCAGCGGTCCACCCGATGCAACAGAGGCAAAGTCCTGGTGGCTGAGGGCAGCGGGGATGCAGTAGGGTGGGTCCGCAGTGTCCCCTCAGGCAGTTCTTCAaggccagcctggccctgcaccagcagcagaaggCCACCGGATGATTCCCTACCCAGCCAGTGGGACAAGTTTCatgagacaagaaaaaaaaatagcaagttACCAAAACTTCCTCAGCCAAACCGACCACTGTGGCCATGATGTCCACAGGCTGGAGTCACAGGACACCACCATGGCCCTGGTCTGTCCACAGAGGAGGGAGTGGCCAACGCCCATGATGGAAGGGACTGAAACCCGCCCCGCAACAGGCCGCCAGCACTGGGCTGGCGGGCGGTACACAGGCacgtgagaaagagagagggtgAGCAGAGCAGAATTGGCAGGTGAGGCGGGGGCAAGAGGCgtattggggggcaggggagcgaGGGGAACATGGAGACATGGAAGGTGGTAATGGTAGTCAAAACACCCTAAACTGAATTGTAAAAAAGCGATAAAAGTCTNNNNNNNNNNNNNNNNNNNNNNNNNAAAATATATCGATCGGCCATCACGCTGCTCCTGGCTACAGGGCGGCAGCTGCTTGGCTACTTCTGACCAATGTATATGCGAGCACTGCTTTGAAGAGGAACCTGCCTGGACACAACGAAACCTACAATGGGTAAGCAAAGAGGCTCCTGCTTCTGGGGTGGCAGAAGCAGATGAGATGTGTGTGGGCACCGTGGCTGCCAAGGCCGTCTGAAACGATCAGGAGGGGGAGCTGAGCTGAAAGCCGGATGTCGGTGCGAAACAGGCACTACCGGGGGCTGGAGTGTCGCCAAGGCGCTGTGCCAGGCGGTGAATCTGCTTTcgcccagcagcagggctggccgCGCTGTGGTGCTGAAAACACCCTATGGTGAGGACGAGGCCCGCCTGATGTATGACAGCGCGTGGGCTTCGCGCAAGTACCGTGACGATGTGACTGGCCCACCGTCTATGGAGAACTGGCCAATAGTCACCATTTCCAAGTACCACGGTAACAGCGTCCCCGCAGGAGCTGACTCCATACGCTGCTGCCAAGGGCTGGAACCGGTATCCTCGTTCCCGCTCCGCCCGGAGCATCACAGAGTCGCAGAGGAGAGACGTAGCTGACTGGTCACCTTGCCAGAGCGCTCCCTCTGACAGGAAGATGGTGTCCTCACTCTTACTGGCCTATGCTACCACTTGGCCTCATTGCTCTGACGAGTGGGGGAGAGTCGACTGGAACCGCTTTCGGCCTGTTGCCTGGCGCCTTCATCGAGGCGCAGACGGTGTGTTTTCCCAGGGAAGATGCCTGACAGACACACGACATTGTCCCGCTGCCTCGGCCTTGTCTGCaaaagggctgggagctgggcgtCCGGAGCTGGGCCCAGTGCGTTCGAGGCCTTTTTCAGTACGCTGCCCTTGAATGCCAGCATCAGACGGTTCCTCAGGCTCTGAGCGGCGGCTGGGCTCTGTTAGTCCGTGCACAGGAAACTTGCCAAGCCACTCGCAGGGAGGTTTCCACGGCTCACACCAACTGGGATGGGATGACTCTGCAGGGTGGTTGTGGTGAGATGCTCGGTAATCACTGGTTCAAACGCCAGGTCACATGGGTGGATTCATGCCAATTACCAATGTTTGCATTGTGTTACTTTATCAGTGGCCTTGAGGAGACCAAGCGGTCCTTGGGGTGGGTATCACCACTGGATCTAACTGGATGGGGGTGTCATCAATCATCGTCCAGACAGCCCTAGTCTGAGTGGCCGTGGGGGATGAAGTCCCTTCCTGTTTGGAGGAACCTCTTTTTATAAGCAGAAACCTGTCTCCACCCCTGGCTCGAAGAAAGGTTCAATCCAGCCTTTCTTCCTAGCATCAAAATCCACCTAGAAATCTGAACAGCCATTTGTGTGTCGTTCTCGCCCACAGGTCCTGCCTGTGGGCCGGAGTCCCTCCATCTGGCACTCTGAGCAGCTGAGCATAGCTGCCCTAGGccgcagctccagggctgggagtgcGCTCTGGGGCCAGTCGCTTGTTGCTGTAACAGTGTTTAGGGTGGTTGTGGCACTTTGCTTGGTGAATAAAGAAAATTGCTACATCGCTTTTCTGAGGCAAATGTCTCTCTCTGCGCCCTGGTACGTGTTTGACGCCCCTCCTGCCTTGGTGAAGCATAAGAAGAGCCCAGAGAGTGGAAACGTCTTGTATCGGGTTGTGTGTGCGATACGTAACACCAAACAGCAAGTGGCAACAGGTGATAGCCACATACACCTTCTCATAGGCACATAAAACACAGGGAACAAGCCCCTGGGGAAAGGCAACCCAAATtaaaatctgtaaaagcagcaagagaatcctgtggcacccttatagactaacagatgttttgggagcatgagctttcgtagggtGAATATCCAATTCGTCACGACCGCAGGTagggaaatttccagaggcaaaggtatatatatgctacgcaagcaaagctagagatacgaggttaggTTCAATCAGCGGAGGAATGgaggccctgttctaagcagctgaggtgaaaaccaagagaggagagaaaactggttctgtagttggcaaccattcacagtctttgtttagtccagagctgcatggtgtcaaatttggcagagaatgaagctcagcagtttttagTCCAGAGCTGcatggtgtcaaatttggcagagaatgaagctcagcagttttctctttgaagtctggtcctgaagtttttttgctgcaggatgccccttaaaggtctgctatagtgtggccagggaaggctgaagtgctctcctacaggtttttgtttattgccattcctgatatctgatttgtgccattttatccttttcgtagatgactgtccagtttggccgatgtacataagCAGGgcggcattgctggcatatgaatgGGCGTATACttacatggtggacgtgcaggtgaatgaactggtgagtGGTGGCTGATCTGTTTAGGTCCCGTGATGGTGGTAACTGCGcatcagacctgttcatgatgacaacagcacctcctttatcagcctctttgatgataatgtcagggtggtttctgaggctgtggatggcattgcgttctg
This window contains:
- the LOC116829278 gene encoding putative N-acetyltransferase camello: MADYRIREYRDEDYEVVRELFATGMSEYVPALCMHVLKQPWVILVLACTFCILLTSSKSLLLPILAITLLLATGRQLLGYFWTMYIEHCLKEDLLDIKTTYMGSKGSCFWVAEADECVVGTVAARPSDDQEGELMLKRMSVRKDYRGLGVAKALCQAVICFAQQQGCRAVVLNTLMVQDEARLMYERVGFAKYRDDVLATVYGRLANVTISKYRYSVPRRS